Below is a genomic region from Pantanalinema sp..
CGGCCTGCGCCGAGAATCCTCCCCTTCCCGCGAGTACGCTCTCGAGCGACCCTTTCTCCCAGGTCGGGCGCGGGGCGGCCGCCCTCCAGCAGGCCGCGGGCATGTCGGGGGACGCCACCAGCGCGGGCCTCACGACCGTCGCCCCCCTCACCACGGTCGCGCCGCTCACGACCGTGGCCCCCTACCGGGTCGCGGGCCTGCCCGAGCCCGAGGTCGAGGACGAGGGCCCGTACAGCACCCGCTACGCCTTCACCCAGGTCTTCGAGGGCACGAGCCAGAGTGCTCCCGGTCTCGTTCCGAGCGGCGTCTACCGCAGCGAGCGCCATGCGACCTACACCACCCGCAACGCGGGCGAGGAGACCGTCGAGCAGGGCACGGCGGTGCGCCGCTTCGACCTGTCCCAGCGCACGGCCAGCTTCACCCTCGAGGTCCTCGACGCGCGCAAGGTCACGACCTCCATGCGCCGCTTGCCGGGCGTCTACGGCACCTTCGGCACTCAGACCCTGACGGCGACCGAGGACATCCGCGCCATGACCGTCTATCACCAGCCTGAAGGGGCCGCGAGCACCTCCTTGACCGTGGCTGCGATCGATCGCTACGAGGCGGGCGAGGGGATCGACCTCGCCGCGCGGATCGCAGGCCGGGGGGCGCGCACCGCCCGCGCCATCACCGTGCGAGGGACCCTTCCTGACGCTCAGCCCGTCTACCTCAAGCAGGTCCGGCTTACCACCGCCACCGGCCAGGTGCGCACCTTCGAGGGCGACGTGGCCCTCGGCGGGGCGGGAAAGTTCAAGGTCGCAAGCAAGTTGGAGGCCACCGTGGCCGAGCGCGCGCGCGTCCCGAGCGCCCTTGCCGGGAACGTCACCCTGTCGAGCGAGGACGCAGGCGGCGTCGCGATCTCCGATCTGGTCGTCAAGGACTTCGTCTGTCACCCCGACTTCAGGACCATCGACGTCAAGGGCGAGCTGCGCAACCCGCGCGGCGACAAGACCGGCACCTACGTCGGCCAGATCAACCTGGGCACCGGCAAGTGGCTGGGCAGCTACGAGGTTCTCGGCCAGGGCAAGAAGACCCTGGATCTCACCGGGGTGATGGAGCAGCTCTTCTAATCAAAAGGGCAATCAATAGTCGAACGCCCTCGCGCACACGCGAGGGCGTTCGACTGGGCGTTACTGGGCGGAAGCCGTGGCGGTTTCGACCTTGCTGTAATCCGCGTAGACCTTGACGGCGTTGGGCTTGAGGATGACCTTGCTGCCCGCGCTCACCATCGATTGCTTCGCATTGAAGGCGAACTTCAGGTCCGTCTTGTAGCCCTCCCGGATCTCGAAGCCTTGCTTGATGTAAAGGCGCCCGGAGGGCAGGAAGTACTCGCCGGTCTTCACGGAGGCGCTTGCATCCACCGCGTCGTAGGAGCCGCCACCGGTCAGGCGGATCTGGTCGTACTTGCCCGCTTTCAGGGGATCCTCACCGAACGATACCGAATTGGCCGCCAGCTTGGCCAGGTCGATGGCGTTCGCGTTCTCGACCGGGAGGACGATCCACTTGCCGTCCTCCGCCGTGGCTTCGGTGTCACCGGCATCAGAGGCGTTCACCTCGCTCTGATCCGCCGACGTTCCCGTGATATCGGCAGGCGCTTGCTGCTTCTGCGCATCGGCGAGCTCGCCGGCGTAGTGCAGCTCGATCTTCGTCGGCTTGAAGAGAATGGTGTTGAAGGTCAGCTCGGTCGCCGCGAAGTTGCCCGTGGCAGGCTTGTTGTTGGCCGCATCGTTCGCAGCCTGAACCGTGTACCCCTCGCCGGCGAAGCCGAAGTTCATCGTCCCGGTCGCGCTGCTCTCAGGAGCGCCAGACGTTCCAGGCAGGCTCGTGCATCCAGCGACGATCACGATGGAACCGGCAAGAGTGAGGCCGAAAAGCCGCTTCAACATTGCATCCTCCTTTGAAAGTGGCGCGAATCCCTCGCTGCAACTCTTATAGCATCGCCCAAAAAGCCGAACAACCGCCATTTCCGCGATCGCAGGTACGCCATTTGGCCTATTCGCGGCTCGGGCTGCAAGGTGAGGCGACCTCTGGGGGGCAAAACGAAGGGGGCGGCGCGAAAGCGCCGCCCCCCTTCCCTTGAAAGGGACTACTTGGAAGCCTTGCTGCTCGTAGGAGCGGCGGGCTTTTCGGTTTCGATCTCGACCCGGGTCACCTGGGGTGCGCGGGTGGCGACCGGCTTCGTGCTCGTGGCGAGCGGCATCAGGCGGTTGGTGACGGTCTTGGTGGTTTCCAAGGTCAGGTCCACCTGGTTGCGAAGGGACGCGATGCCCTCCATCGTCATGCGGGTGCTGACGCCGATGAAGTCAGCCTTCTTGCCCTCTTCGGAAATCGTGTTGACGACTTCCTTGGCGGCTTCGAGGCTGCCGTCGGCGACGGCCTTGGCCTTGCCGAAGAAGTCGAGCCCGTTGGGCTCGGCGCTCAGCTTGACGACCTTCTTCGTGTTGTCGATCGCCGTGTCGAGAACGCGGCGGGTCACGCCGACGATATCGACGCGGCTCATCTCTTCCGAGGTGCGATCGACGTACGTCTTCAGGTTGTCGAGGCTCCCGGTGACGAACTTCGTGCTGGACTCCGTGAGATCTTTGACCAAGCTAGCCATTTCAATACCCTCCATCTGGTATGTACTTGTTGATGCGTTGACACCAAGGGTTGGAGAGGTGGGGAGGGTGGCATGCGAGACCGCCTCGCCAAGCGAGGTGAGCGCGCTTCTCATGCGGTCGGCCTGTCCCTTGATCAGATCGACCACCTGAGCTGCAGCCGTGCCGTCGGCCTGGGCGCCGGGGTTGTACCCGACGCCTGCGAACCGGATCGTCTCCGACCAGATCGCGGTTTGGGCGATGTTGCGGGCCGCGTTGAGGTCCGCGTGGGCGTGGTAGCCGCACGCGCACCGGTAGGCGCGGCCGCGCCTGTTGCCCGGTTGAACGACCCCGCAGGCATAGCACCGCTGCGAGGACTCGAAGCCGTTGACCGCCATGACCGGGATCCCGCGAAGCTCGGCTTTGCGGGAGACCAGCCGCTGGATGCGGCGGTAGGCGTCGATCTCGCGGGCGGAACCCGGAGTCGTTTGGGGAGGGAGTAAAGGGGGGGGCGAGGCAAAGGTCTCGAACTTGATGAGGGCACCCTTGTCGCGCGAGGCGAAGGCCACCAGGGCATTGGCGAGGGTGCGATCGGCGTGGACCGTGTAGCGCTCGCGCTTGGCCACGACGTGGCGCAGGGCGCGGCGGTTGCCGCCCGCTTCGAGGCGCTCGATCACCTTGTCGTAGCGCCTCAGGCGGTGCTCGTGGGCCCTGCCCGAGAGGAAGAGGCGGCGGTTGGAGCCGGGGGCCACGGCCACCGCGCGGTGCCTGCGGCCGAGATCGACGCCCACCACCGCGTGGCTCGCGTCAGGCACCGGCACGTCGTTGAGGTAGGTCGCCGCGAAGAACCAGCGCCCGCGCCGCTGGTAAAGGCGCCCCTCCAGGGGGATGCCCGCGTGCATCAGGCGCTGCAGGGCCTCGGTCTGGGCCATGGGCACGAGCACCGGCACGGTGATGGGGTGGCCGAGCACCGGGATGGTGAGCTTCCAGCGCCCCTCGGTGCAGGTGAGCTGCCAGTCCTGGTCGCCGAAGACGACCGGGGCGTAGGGCTTGAACCTGGGAAGGGGCGATCGCTCGGTGCGCGACTTGGCGGCCTTGAGCTGGCCCTGGATCATGCGGGTCAGGGGGTGGTCGAGGCCCGAGGGGAAGAGGCGCTCGATGGCCTCGAAGGCGCCGCGTTCCAGAAGCTCGAAGGCGCTGCGGGCCAGGGCGGGGGTCGGCGAGACCGTCTCCATCGCATCCAGCGATCCCCGGACCATGGCGACGGCCAGCTCGTTGGCGATCCGGTTGAACTCGACCTGCATCTGCCGGAACGCCTGCTGCTTGGCAAGCGTCGGGGCGTGCAGTTCGAGGGTGATCGTCCGGGCCACCGAGGGATCCTCACGCAACCGAGGGGGCGTCGCTCCGATTATAGCACCCTCGCTCGGGTTCTTGCGTCACGTTCGTTCTCAAGTCATGGCCGCCGGGTGTTATGATCGTCGGCATGATGCGCGTGATCGGCCTGATGTCAGGCACCTCCCTCGACGGCGTGGACGTCTGCATGGTCCGCTTCTCCTCGGTGGCGGGCCGCGTCCTCTTCGAGGTCGAGGCCTTCGAGACCTACCCCCTCCCCGAGGCCCTCGTGGCCCGGGTGCTTGCGCAGATGCGCCCCGAGACCAGCCGGGTCGACGCCCTGTGCGCCCTCGACGCCGAGCTCGGCGCCTTCTTCGCGGACGCCGTCCTGCGCCTGCTTTTCGAGACGGGCGTCGCGCCCGAGGCGGTGGACCTCGTCGGCTCGCACGGTCAGACGATCTACCACCTGCCCCACGGGCCCCACCCCTCGACCATGCAGCTCGGCGACGGCTCGTTCATCGCCGTGCGCACGGGCATCACCACCATCAGCGACTTCCGGATGGCCGACATGGCAGCGCTCGGCCAGGGCGCGCCCCTGGTGCCCTACGCGGACCGGACGCTGTTCGCGAGAAGCGATCGTGCGATCGCCCTGCTCAACCTGGGCGGCATCGCCAACGTGACCCTGATGAGTCCCGGCGGCG
It encodes:
- a CDS encoding transposase, with the translated sequence MARTITLELHAPTLAKQQAFRQMQVEFNRIANELAVAMVRGSLDAMETVSPTPALARSAFELLERGAFEAIERLFPSGLDHPLTRMIQGQLKAAKSRTERSPLPRFKPYAPVVFGDQDWQLTCTEGRWKLTIPVLGHPITVPVLVPMAQTEALQRLMHAGIPLEGRLYQRRGRWFFAATYLNDVPVPDASHAVVGVDLGRRHRAVAVAPGSNRRLFLSGRAHEHRLRRYDKVIERLEAGGNRRALRHVVAKRERYTVHADRTLANALVAFASRDKGALIKFETFASPPPLLPPQTTPGSAREIDAYRRIQRLVSRKAELRGIPVMAVNGFESSQRCYACGVVQPGNRRGRAYRCACGYHAHADLNAARNIAQTAIWSETIRFAGVGYNPGAQADGTAAAQVVDLIKGQADRMRSALTSLGEAVSHATLPTSPTLGVNASTSTYQMEGIEMASLVKDLTESSTKFVTGSLDNLKTYVDRTSEEMSRVDIVGVTRRVLDTAIDNTKKVVKLSAEPNGLDFFGKAKAVADGSLEAAKEVVNTISEEGKKADFIGVSTRMTMEGIASLRNQVDLTLETTKTVTNRLMPLATSTKPVATRAPQVTRVEIETEKPAAPTSSKASK
- a CDS encoding DUF4382 domain-containing protein, which translates into the protein MLKRLFGLTLAGSIVIVAGCTSLPGTSGAPESSATGTMNFGFAGEGYTVQAANDAANNKPATGNFAATELTFNTILFKPTKIELHYAGELADAQKQQAPADITGTSADQSEVNASDAGDTEATAEDGKWIVLPVENANAIDLAKLAANSVSFGEDPLKAGKYDQIRLTGGGSYDAVDASASVKTGEYFLPSGRLYIKQGFEIREGYKTDLKFAFNAKQSMVSAGSKVILKPNAVKVYADYSKVETATASAQ